One part of the Bacteroidales bacterium genome encodes these proteins:
- a CDS encoding (Fe-S)-binding protein has protein sequence MMTVDIFIPCFIDQIYPQTGFNMIKILEKYEIDVYYNENQTCCGQISFNSGFWDDAKAIGEKFILEFNHNRPVVVPSASCAGFVRNYYGELFHNTGLHLEFRQLQKNIIEFTDFLVNELKVTDLGATFEHRVTYHDSCAALREYKLGNEPRILLENVKGLELVEMKDREVCCGFGGTFSVKNEPISTAMAQQKVQNALDTGAEYIVSTDASCLIHLDGFIRKHQLPLKTIHIIDVLASGW, from the coding sequence ATGATGACCGTCGACATTTTTATTCCCTGCTTTATTGATCAGATCTATCCGCAGACTGGTTTTAACATGATCAAAATATTGGAAAAATATGAGATCGATGTATATTATAATGAAAACCAGACTTGCTGCGGACAAATATCATTTAACAGCGGGTTTTGGGATGATGCCAAGGCAATTGGTGAGAAATTCATCCTCGAATTTAACCATAACCGCCCCGTAGTTGTACCATCAGCTTCCTGTGCAGGTTTTGTCAGAAATTATTACGGGGAACTTTTCCACAACACCGGGCTGCATCTTGAATTCAGGCAGCTACAGAAAAATATCATCGAGTTTACTGATTTTCTGGTCAATGAATTAAAGGTAACTGACCTGGGAGCAACTTTCGAGCATAGGGTTACCTATCATGATTCCTGTGCTGCCCTGAGGGAATATAAGCTTGGAAATGAACCCCGGATATTGCTTGAGAATGTAAAGGGGCTGGAGCTGGTTGAAATGAAAGATCGTGAAGTCTGTTGTGGTTTTGGCGGGACCTTTTCTGTCAAAAATGAACCCATTTCAACTGCTATGGCCCAGCAAAAAGTTCAGAATGCGCTTGACACCGGGGCTGAATATATCGTTTCCACGGATGCTTCGTGCCTTATTCATCTTGATGGGTTCATCCGCAAACATCAACTCCCGTTAAAAACCATTCATATCATTGATGTGCTTGCATCCGGCTGGTAA
- a CDS encoding T9SS type A sorting domain-containing protein, with protein sequence MKAINTKFIYALVFIFHFSLFTLHSSLTHAQTPTVQDCMGAIPVCQDVYVEEDSYYGDGNYHNEIYNNPNPQCEYDCPGSCLDGEQNSVWYIFTVQVAGQLRLTIDPIIDADDYDWAVYDLTELRCSDIYSKYNLMQKSCNAYGSLTYNGNTGISTANGGTSNCNHCGEAGTSKWNIDMPVLEGRTYVLVVENWGSPEGGYTLDFSASTASIYDNVRPSLQTVLADEITCGDTEIIVEFSENVMCESVNPTDFLLAGPGGPYTVIDAQGETCLLGGEMEKRYTLIIDRPINSDGDYSVQLVPLNFVYDACNNFALGNTIVFAVDLGAPVINEFSMDIQPATCGLSNGSITGLQIIGTPPYSYIWTDESGDTVGTQLDLIDVPSDNYFLKVSDNNTCESDGGPYFIDQTGEPQVDDAGILITGANYGANNGHITGLVISGTEPLVFLWTDESNNAMGTDSELHNVYSGNYYLLVTDTYGCDTLAGPYFVQQIGGPIGVQAASHPPVICAGESSQLVATGFGGTEPYTYSWISNPPGFTSDIQSPTVFPLVTTIYTVTISDPYNNDASAAATVNVNPLPVSNAGTDQTIPYGTSTTIYGTVTGGSGSYEYFWEPANMVISPTAQNTATKNLYQTTLFRFRAIDANSECVSLFDTIIVSLEGGPLGVTLSVQDDTICKGETTVITAYGFGGDQGNYTYTWYYGTDLLKVDNNQVSTLDISPLIPGNHVYTVEIFDGYNTLSSNISVYVAPSPIFFILGGPQIIACPADTVTLEPNHTFPGASYYWSNGSTDASVRLATTGIGFTVKTLYLKITNNEGCEYADSVTVTFDFAACFGIEEYKTYPTVKVYPNPSAGLINVDLEESGGFSELQIINPMGAVVYRNDLGNLMPGKSLIVADLSKYPKGVYVLRAIHDRFIHIQKVVLN encoded by the coding sequence ATGAAAGCTATCAATACTAAATTTATATATGCATTAGTCTTCATTTTTCACTTTTCACTCTTCACTCTTCACTCTTCACTTACTCACGCCCAGACGCCTACAGTACAGGATTGTATGGGAGCGATTCCCGTATGCCAGGATGTTTATGTTGAGGAAGACTCCTATTACGGAGATGGTAACTACCATAATGAAATATACAATAATCCAAATCCCCAGTGCGAATATGATTGTCCTGGGAGTTGCCTGGATGGGGAACAAAACAGTGTCTGGTATATTTTTACTGTCCAGGTGGCAGGCCAACTACGGCTCACTATCGACCCTATCATTGATGCTGACGATTACGATTGGGCTGTTTATGATCTTACTGAACTAAGATGTTCAGATATCTATTCCAAGTATAACCTGATGCAGAAGAGCTGTAATGCCTATGGTTCACTAACTTATAACGGCAATACGGGCATCAGCACGGCAAATGGAGGTACGTCCAATTGCAATCACTGTGGTGAGGCTGGTACCAGCAAATGGAATATAGACATGCCAGTTCTTGAAGGCAGGACTTATGTGCTCGTTGTTGAAAACTGGGGGAGTCCTGAGGGAGGTTATACCCTCGATTTCAGCGCTTCCACCGCCAGCATTTACGATAATGTAAGACCTTCGCTCCAGACTGTGCTTGCGGATGAAATCACTTGCGGCGACACGGAAATTATCGTCGAATTTTCTGAAAATGTGATGTGTGAGTCAGTTAATCCGACGGATTTTCTCTTGGCCGGTCCTGGCGGCCCTTACACCGTAATTGATGCACAGGGTGAGACCTGCCTGCTTGGTGGTGAAATGGAAAAGCGGTATACATTAATTATCGACCGGCCCATTAATTCCGATGGGGATTATTCCGTGCAACTGGTACCGTTGAATTTCGTCTATGATGCCTGTAATAATTTTGCCCTGGGGAATACCATCGTCTTTGCTGTTGACCTCGGTGCTCCCGTCATCAACGAATTTTCAATGGATATCCAACCGGCAACCTGCGGGTTGTCTAATGGCTCCATTACAGGATTACAAATTATAGGAACCCCGCCTTACAGTTATATATGGACTGATGAGTCGGGCGATACGGTCGGTACCCAGTTGGATCTTATCGATGTCCCCAGTGACAATTATTTCCTGAAGGTAAGCGATAACAACACGTGTGAATCGGATGGCGGGCCCTATTTTATAGATCAAACGGGCGAACCGCAGGTGGATGATGCGGGAATTCTGATCACTGGCGCCAATTACGGAGCTAACAACGGCCATATTACCGGCCTTGTGATTAGCGGCACCGAACCCCTGGTATTTCTATGGACTGACGAAAGCAATAATGCTATGGGTACTGACTCCGAACTGCATAATGTTTATTCGGGAAATTATTACCTGCTGGTTACCGACACTTATGGCTGTGATACACTTGCAGGCCCATATTTTGTGCAGCAGATCGGTGGTCCTATAGGGGTTCAGGCTGCATCGCATCCCCCCGTAATCTGTGCCGGTGAATCCTCACAACTTGTTGCTACCGGATTTGGAGGGACTGAACCTTATACCTACTCCTGGATATCCAACCCTCCTGGATTTACTTCTGACATTCAATCTCCTACGGTATTTCCTTTGGTAACAACTATTTATACCGTTACAATCAGTGATCCTTATAACAATGACGCCTCAGCTGCGGCAACGGTGAACGTAAACCCGCTTCCTGTTTCCAATGCCGGAACTGATCAGACCATCCCATATGGGACCAGTACGACCATATACGGCACGGTGACCGGAGGAAGCGGATCTTATGAATATTTCTGGGAACCGGCAAATATGGTTATTAGCCCGACAGCTCAAAACACGGCAACTAAAAACCTATACCAGACTACACTATTCAGGTTCAGGGCCATTGATGCCAATTCCGAATGTGTCAGCCTGTTTGATACTATTATTGTATCGCTTGAAGGAGGGCCACTTGGGGTCACTTTATCAGTACAGGATGATACGATATGTAAAGGTGAAACCACCGTAATTACAGCCTATGGTTTTGGCGGAGATCAAGGCAATTATACCTATACATGGTATTATGGAACAGACTTATTAAAAGTGGATAATAACCAGGTGTCAACGCTTGATATCAGCCCGCTGATCCCGGGAAATCATGTTTATACCGTTGAAATATTTGATGGATATAACACTTTGTCTTCAAATATCTCTGTATATGTTGCTCCCTCACCGATATTTTTCATTCTTGGCGGACCACAGATCATTGCCTGTCCGGCAGATACGGTTACCCTTGAACCCAACCATACTTTTCCCGGGGCTTCTTATTACTGGTCTAATGGCAGCACTGATGCATCTGTCCGTTTGGCGACAACCGGGATTGGTTTTACTGTCAAGACACTGTATTTGAAAATCACGAATAACGAAGGCTGCGAATATGCTGACAGTGTGACGGTAACCTTTGATTTCGCCGCATGCTTTGGAATAGAAGAATACAAGACTTATCCGACTGTTAAAGTCTATCCAAATCCTTCTGCGGGCCTTATCAATGTGGACCTGGAAGAAAGTGGAGGATTTTCTGAATTGCAGATCATAAATCCAATGGGCGCTGTTGTTTATAGAAATGACCTGGGGAATTTAATGCCGGGAAAATCTTTAATTGTTGCTGATCTATCAAAATACCCAAAAGGAGTTTATGTGCTAAGGGCTATTCATGATCGCTTTATTCACATTCAAAAAGTCGTGCTTAATTAA
- a CDS encoding gliding motility-associated C-terminal domain-containing protein: MNKSVSRNYYYYLTILVLAAFILIAPGNLFSQGYLKAEVRNTNCTVASHEADRWFFGQNAGLDFRPQDPVPDVTNFLMNIPTSPAVMADSMGNILFYTDGTKVWDRMGGLMPNGSGLHGFVGYTMPVLIVPKPGSDSIYYIFTTHRPKQNPSDPQTIYGFEYNELNLNRNGGLGDITRKNKILLQPEVSSKLSAIQHSNGKDYWVVAHRFNSNEFYSFAVTSNGVDTTNYVSSTIGTVHSAPGETNNGIGFMKISPDGSKLALAIHGSDIYEIFNFDASNGRVTDAVTSSQVFNEAYGIEFSSDSRYLYATTTSTSLPQPNFTPPSYLFQFDVSLGNAIFNNYDTIASDTLGSYFGGIQLGTDGRIYVSRSPNGSAALAVIQNPKRPGTTCNFTANAMDLQGKRSRFGFPNFMQSYFDLPHFDVENICFADTTIFTLQNNSNIGNVSWQFGDPASSSNSSTAVQPDHVFSGPGSYTVQVTETYNGVTYGPYFESVVVNELPSVNIGDTVYMYPGSPILLNAGEGYASYEWSTGENTQVVKINESGTYWVTVQNALCCYNIDTVLVIYFDVIVPNAFRPGGVNNVFKAYASSLEAVENFTMYIYNRWGQQIYVSNDITQGWDGKINGKDAPGDVYVWLINYDVEREGKTERIAYKGNVILLR, translated from the coding sequence ATGAATAAGAGCGTTTCCCGAAACTATTACTACTATTTAACAATTCTGGTACTGGCGGCATTCATTTTGATTGCTCCCGGGAATTTATTTTCTCAGGGTTATCTAAAAGCCGAGGTTCGTAATACTAACTGCACTGTTGCCAGCCACGAAGCAGACCGTTGGTTTTTCGGACAAAATGCCGGCCTGGATTTCAGGCCTCAGGATCCGGTACCTGACGTGACAAATTTTCTGATGAATATCCCGACCAGTCCTGCAGTAATGGCCGACAGCATGGGTAACATATTATTCTATACTGACGGAACTAAAGTCTGGGACCGGATGGGTGGTCTTATGCCCAACGGTTCCGGCCTGCACGGTTTTGTGGGCTATACGATGCCGGTTCTTATCGTTCCAAAGCCGGGAAGTGATAGTATATACTATATCTTTACGACACATCGCCCCAAGCAGAATCCCAGCGATCCACAGACTATTTACGGTTTCGAATATAATGAACTCAATCTGAACAGGAACGGTGGCCTGGGAGATATCACCAGGAAGAATAAGATACTGCTCCAACCCGAAGTTTCTTCGAAATTATCCGCGATCCAACATAGTAATGGAAAAGATTATTGGGTTGTGGCTCACAGGTTTAACTCAAATGAGTTTTACTCCTTCGCGGTCACCTCAAATGGGGTAGATACCACCAATTATGTCAGTAGTACTATTGGGACCGTTCATTCGGCACCCGGAGAAACTAATAATGGTATTGGTTTTATGAAAATCAGCCCGGACGGTTCCAAACTTGCCTTGGCCATCCACGGTTCAGATATTTATGAAATTTTCAACTTTGATGCATCTAATGGAAGAGTAACCGATGCCGTCACTTCTTCACAGGTTTTTAATGAAGCCTATGGCATAGAATTCTCATCCGATTCAAGGTATTTATATGCAACCACTACGTCCACGAGCCTTCCACAGCCGAACTTTACACCGCCATCCTACCTGTTCCAGTTCGATGTAAGCTTGGGAAACGCCATCTTCAATAATTATGATACTATAGCTTCTGATACACTTGGAAGTTATTTCGGAGGAATCCAATTGGGAACCGACGGTAGGATTTATGTGTCCAGGTCACCTAATGGTTCCGCTGCATTAGCGGTGATTCAAAATCCTAAAAGACCTGGCACGACCTGTAATTTCACAGCAAATGCAATGGACCTGCAGGGAAAAAGAAGCCGCTTCGGCTTTCCGAATTTCATGCAATCCTATTTCGACCTGCCACACTTTGATGTGGAAAATATTTGTTTTGCCGACACAACCATTTTCACCCTGCAGAATAATTCGAATATTGGTAATGTCTCCTGGCAGTTTGGTGATCCTGCCAGTAGCTCTAATTCTTCAACAGCAGTCCAGCCGGATCATGTTTTCTCCGGCCCCGGTTCCTATACCGTGCAGGTTACGGAGACCTATAACGGCGTAACATACGGTCCATATTTTGAATCAGTGGTTGTCAATGAATTACCTTCTGTCAACATCGGCGATACGGTATATATGTACCCCGGTTCCCCGATCCTGCTTAATGCTGGCGAAGGATATGCCTCATACGAGTGGTCAACCGGCGAGAATACCCAGGTGGTGAAAATCAATGAGTCCGGGACTTATTGGGTAACTGTACAAAATGCACTTTGCTGTTATAATATCGACACAGTCCTCGTAATCTACTTCGATGTAATTGTACCCAATGCTTTCCGCCCTGGGGGAGTCAATAATGTTTTCAAAGCTTATGCATCTTCCCTGGAAGCTGTTGAGAACTTCACGATGTACATATACAACCGATGGGGCCAGCAGATCTACGTGAGCAACGATATCACACAGGGTTGGGATGGTAAAATAAATGGCAAGGATGCTCCTGGTGATGTCTATGTATGGTTGATTAATTATGATGTAGAAAGAGAAGGAAAAACAGAACGGATTGCTTATAAAGGAAATGTGATCCTTTTGAGATGA